The following are encoded together in the Streptomyces tsukubensis genome:
- a CDS encoding type ISP restriction/modification enzyme, with protein MAAVTDDDTPLLDDLMPWSVAPPRPGRAWPLAADAPSLRARWAAFLAAGREERETLLEPSRARGLRSAVPQLPGLPSGTTRLAHEQGPCADPVRVAFGPFDERWLLPDQRLLDHARPELWRVADARQLFVVERGRVPEGEFPRFTASGRVPFGFGGQSRVRPLYRRPGGGAPNIAPGLLDHLGGLYGRTPDPEELPAWILARGRGGPSGNEVPLPRDGAAWERGVAAGRALLLPLLRGAHGARRPRLPGGRRPYVRAQLPVGPNSSAPPLAYDRESEELRVGEGGVISPVAADAWEFRADRERVVERWFADRTSGAASGLAAIGPAGWPQEWTSELLELLTVLALVAEADREARATGPDGLGPLVGVRELREAGVLPVDRAARRPASVLDHPEEGPDGQFALL; from the coding sequence ATTGCTGCCGTGACCGACGACGACACGCCTCTGCTCGACGACCTCATGCCCTGGTCGGTTGCGCCGCCCCGGCCGGGGCGCGCGTGGCCGCTCGCGGCGGACGCCCCGTCGCTGCGGGCGCGCTGGGCGGCGTTCCTCGCGGCGGGGCGCGAGGAACGGGAGACGCTGCTCGAACCGAGCAGGGCGAGGGGGCTGCGCTCGGCCGTGCCCCAACTGCCGGGCCTGCCCTCGGGCACGACGAGGCTCGCCCATGAACAGGGGCCGTGCGCCGACCCCGTACGGGTGGCCTTCGGCCCCTTCGACGAGCGGTGGCTGCTGCCCGATCAGCGGCTGCTCGACCACGCGCGCCCCGAGTTGTGGCGCGTGGCGGACGCGCGACAGCTCTTCGTCGTGGAGCGCGGCCGGGTGCCCGAAGGTGAGTTCCCCCGGTTCACGGCGAGCGGCAGGGTCCCGTTCGGCTTCGGCGGGCAGTCCCGTGTCCGGCCGCTCTACCGCAGGCCGGGCGGGGGCGCCCCGAACATCGCCCCGGGCCTGCTCGACCACCTCGGCGGTCTTTACGGCAGGACCCCTGATCCTGAGGAGCTGCCCGCCTGGATTCTGGCGAGGGGCCGCGGGGGGCCGTCCGGCAACGAGGTGCCGCTGCCCAGGGACGGTGCGGCGTGGGAGCGCGGTGTGGCGGCGGGCCGTGCGCTGCTGCTCCCCCTGCTGCGGGGCGCGCACGGCGCACGGCGGCCCCGGCTGCCCGGTGGCAGGCGGCCCTATGTGCGGGCCCAGCTCCCGGTGGGCCCGAACTCTTCCGCGCCCCCGTTGGCGTACGACCGGGAGAGCGAGGAGCTGCGGGTGGGCGAAGGCGGGGTGATCTCGCCCGTGGCGGCGGATGCCTGGGAGTTCCGTGCGGACCGTGAGCGGGTCGTGGAGCGGTGGTTCGCCGACCGGACGTCGGGGGCCGCCTCGGGCCTGGCCGCCATCGGCCCCGCGGGCTGGCCCCAGGAGTGGACGTCGGAGCTGCTCGAACTGTTGACGGTGCTCGCGCTGGTGGCCGAGGCGGACCGGGAGGCGCGCGCGACGGGGCCGGACGGGCTCGGCCCGCTCGTCGGCGTACGGGAGCTGCGCGAGGCGGGCGTCCTGCCGGTGGACCGGGCGGCCAGGCGCCCCGCTTCGGTACTCGACCACCCCGAAGAAGGCCCCGACGGACAGTTCGCCCTGCTGTAG
- a CDS encoding GntR family transcriptional regulator, with protein MTAFAPDSIVLNRKLPLWYQVSQSLRASILGRSPQAELRLPTEDRLAAHYGVSVLTMRQALKELEDEGLISRQRRHGTFIEPEARRGTPVRLLGSVDAIVAQQSGMRSELLDHAMTPVPAELAGHFPGATEVGAYHRLRGDERTGEPTNHARNHIRADLVPRVDLSALEHEPMTKVLRDLPGVRISRITDTVEARLADPETAGLLGVPLLSPILYYTGVTYDEEGDVLDVARIHYRGDRFSFSVTLDAN; from the coding sequence GTGACCGCATTCGCCCCGGACTCGATCGTCCTGAACCGCAAGCTGCCGCTGTGGTACCAGGTGTCGCAGTCCCTGCGCGCCTCCATACTCGGCCGGTCCCCGCAGGCGGAGCTGCGGCTGCCCACAGAGGACCGGCTCGCCGCCCACTACGGCGTGAGCGTCCTGACCATGCGCCAGGCCCTGAAGGAGCTGGAGGACGAGGGGCTGATCAGCAGGCAGCGCAGACACGGCACGTTCATCGAGCCCGAGGCCCGCAGAGGCACCCCTGTGCGGCTGCTCGGCTCGGTGGACGCGATCGTGGCGCAGCAGTCGGGGATGCGGTCCGAACTGCTCGACCACGCCATGACCCCGGTCCCCGCCGAGCTGGCCGGCCACTTCCCGGGCGCCACCGAGGTGGGTGCCTACCACCGGCTGCGCGGTGACGAGCGGACGGGCGAGCCGACCAATCACGCGCGCAACCACATCAGGGCCGATCTCGTACCGCGCGTCGATCTGTCGGCGCTGGAGCACGAGCCGATGACCAAGGTGCTGCGTGATCTGCCCGGCGTACGCATCAGCCGGATCACCGACACCGTGGAGGCGCGGCTCGCCGACCCCGAGACGGCCGGGCTGCTCGGTGTGCCGCTTCTCAGCCCGATCCTCTACTACACGGGTGTCACCTACGACGAGGAGGGCGACGTCCTGGATGTGGCGAGGATCCACTACCGGGGTGACCGCTTCTCCTTCTCGGTGACGCTGGACGCCAACTGA
- a CDS encoding SGNH/GDSL hydrolase family protein, protein MRFSRFTAYASSLLLAATVALTGAGVARADQQTAPDSYVALGDSYSSGVGSGAYDSASGACKRSSRAYPALWAAAHSAVKFDFTACAGARTGDVLANQLAPLGSGTGLVSLTIGGNDADFAGVMKTCVLKSEASCVQRVETARVYVDSTLPAQLDKVYTAISDKAPRARVVVLGYPRFYKLNGSCVEGLTEKERTAVNEAADHINRVIAKRAADHGFGYGDVSAAFAGHELCSGDSWLHSVDWLHTSESYHPKAIGQSGGYLPVLTKSA, encoded by the coding sequence ATGAGATTTTCCCGCTTCACGGCCTACGCGTCCTCGCTCCTTCTCGCCGCCACAGTCGCCCTCACCGGGGCGGGCGTGGCCCGGGCCGACCAACAGACCGCCCCCGACAGCTATGTGGCGCTCGGGGACTCCTACTCCTCCGGAGTGGGAAGCGGCGCCTACGACAGTGCGAGCGGTGCCTGCAAGCGCAGCAGCCGCGCCTACCCCGCCCTCTGGGCAGCGGCCCACTCGGCCGTGAAATTCGACTTCACGGCCTGCGCCGGTGCTCGGACGGGTGATGTTCTGGCGAATCAGCTCGCGCCGCTCGGCAGCGGGACGGGGCTCGTCAGCCTCACCATCGGCGGCAACGACGCGGACTTCGCAGGCGTCATGAAGACGTGTGTCCTGAAGTCGGAGGCCTCCTGTGTGCAGCGGGTCGAGACCGCCCGCGTGTATGTCGACTCCACCCTCCCCGCCCAGCTCGACAAGGTGTACACGGCGATCAGCGACAAGGCCCCCAGGGCCAGGGTCGTCGTCCTCGGCTATCCCCGCTTCTACAAACTCAACGGTTCCTGCGTCGAGGGCCTCACGGAGAAGGAGCGCACCGCGGTCAACGAGGCGGCCGACCACATCAACAGGGTCATCGCCAAGCGTGCGGCCGACCACGGCTTCGGCTACGGAGACGTGAGCGCCGCCTTCGCCGGACATGAACTCTGCTCCGGCGACTCCTGGCTGCACAGCGTCGACTGGCTGCACACGAGCGAGTCGTATCACCCGAAGGCGATCGGGCAGTCCGGAGGCTATCTCCCCGTCCTCACCAAATCGGCCTGA
- a CDS encoding Zn-dependent alcohol dehydrogenase, whose product MVVRAAVLPAVGAPLQVRDIELPEPGPGQVRVRLAAAGVCHSDLSLSNGTMRIPLPAVLGHEGAGTVVSVGEGVTAVAPGDGVVLNWAPSCGLCHHCRLGEVWLCAQALSGASAVHAHTADGTALHPGLNVAAFAEETVVAEKCVLPVPDGIPLADAALLGCAVLTGYGAVHHSARVRQGESVAVFGVGGVGLAALQAARIAGAGTIVAVDASAGKEELARAAGATEFVVAGETTAKELRKLTEGQGVDVAVECVGRGSVIRTAWESTRRGGRTTVVGIGGKDEQVTFHALEIFHFARTLSGCVYGNSDPARDLPELATHVREGRLDLGSLVTEHITLDGIPGAFDAMLAGRGGRALVMFP is encoded by the coding sequence ATCGTGGTCCGCGCCGCCGTCCTGCCCGCCGTCGGAGCCCCGCTCCAGGTCCGTGACATCGAGCTGCCCGAACCGGGGCCCGGCCAGGTACGGGTGAGGCTCGCCGCCGCGGGCGTCTGCCACTCCGACCTCTCGCTCTCCAACGGCACCATGCGCATCCCGCTGCCCGCCGTACTCGGCCACGAGGGCGCGGGCACCGTGGTCTCCGTCGGTGAGGGCGTCACCGCCGTGGCACCCGGCGACGGAGTCGTCCTCAACTGGGCGCCCTCCTGCGGCCTGTGCCACCACTGCCGGCTGGGTGAGGTGTGGCTGTGCGCCCAGGCGCTGAGCGGAGCCTCCGCCGTCCACGCCCACACGGCCGACGGCACGGCACTGCACCCGGGGCTCAACGTCGCGGCCTTCGCCGAGGAGACCGTCGTCGCGGAGAAGTGCGTGCTGCCCGTGCCCGACGGCATCCCGCTCGCCGACGCCGCCCTGCTCGGCTGCGCGGTCCTCACCGGATACGGCGCCGTCCACCACAGCGCGCGGGTGCGCCAGGGGGAGTCCGTGGCGGTGTTCGGCGTCGGCGGGGTCGGCCTCGCGGCGCTCCAGGCGGCCAGGATCGCCGGGGCGGGCACGATCGTCGCCGTCGACGCCTCGGCGGGCAAGGAGGAGCTGGCGCGGGCGGCGGGCGCCACGGAATTCGTGGTCGCGGGCGAGACCACCGCCAAGGAGCTGCGGAAACTCACCGAAGGGCAGGGCGTGGACGTGGCTGTGGAGTGCGTCGGGCGTGGCTCGGTCATCCGTACCGCGTGGGAATCCACCCGGCGCGGCGGGCGCACCACCGTGGTCGGTATCGGCGGCAAGGACGAGCAGGTCACCTTCCACGCCCTGGAGATCTTCCACTTCGCCCGCACGTTGTCGGGGTGCGTCTACGGCAACAGCGACCCCGCCCGCGACCTGCCCGAACTCGCCACCCACGTACGGGAGGGCCGACTCGACCTCGGCTCCCTCGTCACCGAACACATCACGCTCGACGGCATCCCGGGGGCGTTCGACGCGATGCTGGCGGGGAGGGGAGGACGGGCGTTGGTGATGTTTCCCTGA
- a CDS encoding GNAT family N-acetyltransferase produces the protein MDITVLRPGELTAADRASWAAMQAKGHLNGSPELGNPFLSPEFALAVGRCRRGVRIGVVSEDGQPAGYLPFQRTAGGVGRAIGLGVSDCQGLVHRPGLDWDARELLRGCGLAVWEFDHLTGGQGPFEEFATHSFDSPVMDVDEGYEAYLTELRSRSPKFTRTTLAKERKLARDRGEVRYVHDERDPEALRTLIGWKSAQYRRTGRSDRFSHPWIAALVEQLFHTAADGAGGLLSVLYAGDRPVAAHFGLRSERVLACWFPAYDPEYAKYSPGLILHLRMAEGAAADGTHHLDLGRGRKEYKDSLKTRDIPVFEGWVTRRHPVALGHRARRAPVRALRNTVQSRPELFAPADKLLKRIGEIRSRGQGIKDSI, from the coding sequence GTGGACATAACCGTGCTCCGTCCCGGCGAGCTGACCGCCGCAGACCGGGCGTCCTGGGCGGCCATGCAGGCCAAGGGGCATCTGAACGGCTCACCCGAGCTGGGCAATCCGTTCCTCTCCCCCGAGTTCGCCCTCGCGGTGGGCCGCTGCCGCCGGGGGGTGCGCATCGGCGTGGTGAGCGAGGACGGTCAGCCCGCGGGGTACCTCCCCTTTCAGCGGACCGCGGGCGGCGTCGGCCGTGCCATCGGTCTCGGCGTCTCCGACTGCCAGGGGCTCGTGCACCGTCCCGGCCTCGACTGGGACGCGAGGGAGCTGCTGCGCGGCTGCGGGCTCGCGGTCTGGGAGTTCGACCATCTCACGGGCGGCCAGGGCCCGTTCGAGGAGTTCGCGACCCACAGCTTCGACTCGCCGGTGATGGACGTCGACGAGGGGTACGAGGCCTATCTGACGGAACTGCGCAGTCGGTCGCCGAAGTTCACCAGAACCACCCTGGCCAAGGAGCGCAAGCTGGCCAGGGACCGGGGCGAGGTGCGCTATGTGCACGACGAGCGCGACCCCGAGGCCCTGCGCACGCTGATCGGCTGGAAGTCCGCGCAGTACCGCAGGACCGGGCGCAGCGACCGGTTCTCGCACCCGTGGATCGCCGCGCTGGTGGAGCAGTTGTTCCACACCGCCGCCGACGGGGCCGGGGGGCTCCTCTCGGTGCTCTACGCGGGGGACAGGCCGGTCGCCGCCCACTTCGGGCTGCGTTCCGAGCGGGTGCTCGCCTGCTGGTTCCCGGCCTACGACCCGGAGTACGCGAAGTACTCCCCCGGGCTGATCCTGCATCTCCGGATGGCGGAGGGGGCCGCGGCGGACGGGACGCACCACCTCGACCTCGGGAGGGGCCGCAAGGAGTACAAGGACTCCCTCAAGACCAGGGACATCCCTGTCTTCGAGGGCTGGGTGACCCGGCGTCACCCGGTGGCACTGGGACACCGGGCGCGCCGCGCTCCGGTCCGTGCCTTGCGCAACACCGTGCAATCGAGGCCGGAGCTATTCGCGCCGGCCGACAAACTTCTCAAGCGGATCGGGGAAATCCGTTCACGGGGTCAAGGAATTAAGGACTCCATTTAG
- a CDS encoding glycosyltransferase — protein MTPSTGRRGDVRETPPAVSVVICVYTEDRWEDILAAVASVADQSYPALETLLVVDHNQTLLDRLAKEYEPPEGSGAHGMYGAREEYGAQMKYGARGEYAAPPGFSGRSGAGPTPVQVLTNAGPRGLSAGRNTGIAAAGGDVIAFLDDDAVAETDWLRHFADAYKDPRVMAVGGRTEPIWASGRRPAWFPAEFDWVVGCSYRGLPAGRVRVRNVLGGNASFRKEAFNAAGGFATGIGRDGDKRPLGCEETELCIRLSRADPGAILLLDDRAVIHHRVPTVREHYRYFRSRTYAEGLSKALVARSVGAGKGLESERRYTTRVLPAGVARALRDAVLRRPGGAGRAGALVSGVAAAAGGYVVGSLRARRGGAGFAVAPIHSAEAGPGDRTQGGVRT, from the coding sequence TTGACACCCTCCACCGGGCGGCGCGGTGACGTGCGGGAGACCCCTCCCGCCGTCTCCGTCGTCATCTGCGTCTACACCGAGGACCGCTGGGAGGACATTCTCGCGGCGGTCGCCTCGGTCGCCGACCAGTCGTACCCCGCGCTGGAGACCCTGCTGGTGGTGGACCACAACCAGACCCTGCTCGACAGGCTGGCCAAGGAGTACGAGCCGCCCGAGGGGTCCGGCGCGCACGGGATGTACGGGGCGCGCGAGGAATACGGGGCGCAGATGAAGTACGGCGCGCGCGGGGAGTACGCGGCGCCCCCGGGGTTCTCCGGACGCTCCGGCGCCGGCCCCACTCCGGTGCAGGTCCTCACCAACGCGGGGCCCCGCGGCCTCTCCGCCGGACGGAACACCGGAATCGCGGCGGCCGGGGGCGACGTCATCGCCTTCCTCGACGACGACGCCGTCGCGGAGACCGACTGGCTGCGCCACTTCGCTGACGCCTACAAGGACCCGCGGGTGATGGCGGTCGGCGGACGCACCGAGCCCATCTGGGCCTCCGGCCGCAGGCCGGCGTGGTTCCCCGCGGAGTTCGACTGGGTGGTGGGCTGCTCCTACCGCGGACTGCCCGCGGGCCGGGTCAGGGTCCGTAACGTGCTCGGCGGCAACGCCTCGTTCCGCAAGGAGGCGTTCAACGCGGCCGGGGGGTTCGCGACCGGGATCGGCCGCGACGGCGACAAACGCCCCCTCGGCTGCGAGGAGACGGAGCTGTGCATCCGGCTGAGCCGCGCCGACCCCGGCGCGATCCTGCTGCTCGACGACCGGGCGGTCATCCATCACCGGGTGCCGACCGTGCGGGAGCACTACCGCTACTTCAGGTCCAGGACCTACGCGGAGGGGCTGTCGAAGGCGCTGGTGGCCCGCAGTGTCGGCGCGGGCAAGGGGCTTGAGTCCGAGCGCCGCTACACCACCAGGGTGCTGCCCGCCGGGGTCGCCCGCGCGCTGCGGGACGCCGTGCTGCGGCGTCCGGGCGGCGCGGGCAGGGCGGGGGCCCTGGTGAGTGGTGTGGCGGCGGCCGCCGGTGGGTACGTCGTCGGCAGCTTGCGGGCACGGCGGGGCGGGGCCGGATTCGCGGTCGCACCGATCCATTCCGCGGAAGCCGGGCCCGGCGACCGGACACAGGGGGGTGTGCGGACATGA
- a CDS encoding serine/threonine-protein kinase, which translates to MSQPPGNERLIAGRYRLLAALGEGGMGTVWRARDDILGREVAVKEVRAPAGLPSADRDRLHARLEREAWAAARISHRNVVTVYDVAIEGGHPWIVMELIRGLTLSEVLETEGPMPPRRAASLGGELIAALSAAHEAGVLHRDIKPGNVLLGNDGRVVLTDFGIAAVEGTSALTMTGELIGSPEFIAPELAMGNRPGPASDLWSLGVLLYATVEGASPFRQNTPLGTLRAVVDEELPPPRHAGPLTPVLEGLLRKDPALRTTAPEAAEQLRAVAMSDSTTPGGAGVPYMPTVTSPTPPPGMGTPPPTPPPGGTGTPSAGTPPVGSPSFGPATTSTGPPAGTRRGTRVLIAGLAVLALAGGGLAYALASGDDGKEKGAGGAGAGATSAATSEATTGGGGGGGKDDGDGDNGNGGGGGGSEQSVKVSVRTERGRYAGVCPPPHGRAPSFIATVTLGHVPDAVEYRWVTGRGTSSDPGWKSLKFASGDDRTKHVSHTETAYTRGSAYRNTIGVEVRAPVRVSSGKASFTVTCASRSPGHTTPPPASSSSPPDPPTTSTSAPPPSTSSSVSMSASGYEGDGSP; encoded by the coding sequence GTGAGCCAACCGCCGGGCAACGAACGTCTGATCGCCGGTCGTTACCGGCTGCTCGCCGCACTGGGCGAAGGCGGCATGGGCACGGTGTGGCGGGCGCGCGACGACATACTCGGCCGCGAGGTGGCCGTCAAGGAGGTACGGGCCCCCGCCGGGCTGCCCTCCGCCGACAGGGATCGACTCCACGCCCGCCTGGAGCGGGAGGCCTGGGCCGCCGCCCGTATCTCGCACCGCAATGTGGTCACGGTCTACGACGTGGCGATCGAGGGCGGACACCCATGGATCGTGATGGAGCTGATACGCGGTCTGACTCTCTCCGAGGTCCTGGAGACCGAGGGTCCGATGCCCCCGCGGCGGGCGGCGAGCCTCGGCGGTGAGCTGATCGCCGCCCTGAGCGCGGCCCACGAGGCCGGGGTACTGCACCGCGACATCAAACCGGGCAATGTCCTGCTCGGCAATGACGGACGCGTCGTACTGACGGACTTCGGGATCGCCGCGGTCGAGGGCACCTCGGCGCTGACGATGACGGGCGAGCTGATCGGCTCACCCGAGTTCATCGCTCCCGAGCTGGCGATGGGCAACCGGCCAGGCCCCGCCTCCGACCTCTGGTCGCTGGGCGTGCTCCTGTACGCGACGGTGGAGGGCGCCTCGCCGTTCCGTCAGAACACCCCGCTCGGCACGTTGCGTGCGGTCGTCGACGAGGAACTGCCACCGCCGCGGCACGCGGGTCCGCTCACCCCGGTACTGGAGGGGCTGCTGCGCAAGGACCCGGCCCTGCGTACGACGGCGCCCGAGGCCGCGGAACAGCTGCGGGCCGTGGCGATGAGCGACAGCACCACGCCGGGCGGCGCCGGTGTGCCGTACATGCCGACGGTCACCTCACCCACCCCGCCCCCCGGCATGGGCACACCGCCGCCCACTCCACCGCCCGGCGGCACCGGCACCCCCTCGGCCGGCACGCCTCCGGTCGGGTCCCCCTCCTTCGGTCCCGCGACGACGAGCACCGGCCCCCCTGCCGGAACCCGGCGCGGGACACGCGTGCTGATCGCGGGGCTCGCCGTGCTGGCGCTGGCCGGGGGCGGGCTGGCGTACGCCCTCGCGAGCGGCGACGACGGCAAGGAGAAGGGCGCGGGAGGCGCGGGGGCCGGCGCCACCTCGGCGGCGACCAGCGAGGCGACGACAGGAGGGGGCGGAGGCGGCGGGAAGGACGACGGCGACGGGGACAACGGAAACGGCGGCGGGGGCGGCGGCTCCGAACAGTCCGTCAAGGTCTCCGTCAGGACCGAGCGCGGCAGGTACGCGGGGGTCTGCCCGCCGCCGCACGGCCGGGCGCCCTCCTTCATCGCCACCGTCACGCTGGGCCACGTACCCGACGCGGTCGAATACCGCTGGGTCACCGGTAGAGGGACGTCGTCCGATCCGGGCTGGAAGTCCCTGAAGTTCGCCTCGGGGGACGACAGGACGAAACACGTGAGCCACACCGAGACCGCGTACACCCGCGGGAGCGCCTACCGCAACACGATCGGCGTGGAGGTCCGGGCCCCGGTGCGGGTCTCGTCGGGCAAGGCGTCATTCACGGTGACCTGTGCGTCGCGGTCACCGGGTCACACCACTCCTCCGCCCGCGTCGTCCTCTTCACCGCCGGACCCACCCACCACCTCCACATCCGCCCCGCCCCCGTCCACGTCCAGCTCCGTCTCCATGTCGGCCTCGGGGTACGAGGGCGACGGCAGCCCCTGA
- a CDS encoding glycosyltransferase family 2 protein, with translation MTSFLRPAVPGEDPSIKLNGKQPVRSFNSPEKSGETAIDRQAIKYRAISSHLAIAPPVSVVIPAMNEAENLPYVFKSLPDWIHEVVLVDGNSTDDTVAVARELWPDVKVVEQRGRGKGDALTTGFAACTGDIIVMVDADGSADGNEIVSYVSALVSGADFAKGSRFANGGGTDDMTPIRKLGNRALCAVVNAKFGARYTDLCYGYNAFWRHCLDKIELDCTGFEVETLMNIRVVKAGLKVQEIPSHEYLRIHGASNLRAVRDGLRVLRVILTEHGDRRSPRPGPQRTVALNTGRGELS, from the coding sequence ATGACTTCATTTCTGCGCCCGGCGGTACCGGGTGAAGATCCATCGATCAAGCTGAACGGCAAGCAGCCTGTACGTTCCTTTAATTCCCCGGAGAAATCCGGGGAAACAGCGATCGATCGGCAGGCGATCAAGTACCGAGCGATATCCAGCCACCTGGCGATAGCACCGCCTGTGAGCGTGGTGATCCCCGCCATGAATGAGGCGGAGAATCTTCCTTACGTCTTCAAGTCGCTGCCCGACTGGATCCACGAAGTCGTTCTTGTCGACGGGAATTCGACCGACGACACGGTGGCCGTGGCGCGTGAGCTGTGGCCTGACGTGAAGGTCGTCGAACAGCGCGGCCGGGGCAAGGGCGACGCGCTCACCACGGGCTTCGCGGCCTGCACGGGCGACATCATCGTGATGGTCGACGCCGACGGCTCGGCCGACGGCAACGAGATCGTCAGCTATGTCTCCGCGCTCGTCTCCGGCGCCGACTTCGCCAAGGGGTCACGTTTCGCCAACGGCGGCGGCACCGACGACATGACGCCGATCCGCAAGCTCGGCAACCGCGCCCTGTGCGCCGTCGTCAACGCCAAGTTCGGCGCCCGCTACACGGACCTGTGCTACGGCTACAACGCCTTCTGGCGGCACTGCCTCGACAAGATCGAGCTCGACTGCACGGGCTTCGAGGTGGAGACGCTGATGAACATCCGCGTCGTCAAGGCCGGCCTGAAGGTGCAGGAGATACCCAGCCACGAGTATCTCCGCATACACGGCGCGAGCAACCTGCGGGCGGTCAGGGACGGGCTGCGGGTGCTGCGGGTGATCCTCACCGAGCACGGCGACCGCAGATCGCCCCGCCCCGGTCCGCAGCGGACGGTGGCGCTCAACACGGGCCGGGGAGAGCTGTCTTGA
- the hmgA gene encoding homogentisate 1,2-dioxygenase, with product MTDEQPQDVREARDAQDAQDARGVRNARQARDARDARDARGDASADATTEASKTAAGLGHLTGFGNEHSSEAVPGALPLGRNSPQRAPLGLYAEQLSGTAFTEPRAHNRRSWLYRVRPSAAHPPFTRISNGAVRGAPFTETVPDPNRLRWDPLPDPAPGTDFLAGLWTLGGNGNATERAGMAVHLYHANADMTGRVFGNSDGELLIVPERGGLLLRTEFGLLSAAPGEVALIPRGVRFRVELLEDSARGYVCENYGRPFQLPDLGPIGANGLANARDFRAPTAAYEDHEAPTEVVNKYAGNLWSAVYDHSPLDVVAWHGNHVPYVYDLRRFNVIGSVSHDHPDPSIFTVLTSPSDTPGLAGVDFVVFAPRWLVGEDTFRPPYFHRNVMSEYMGLIEGAYDAKTGGRGGFVPGGGSLHGMMSAHGPDHATFERASAAELRPQKVDDGLAFMFETRWPVTITAQAAEADHLQRGYDDVWQGLERHFRP from the coding sequence ATGACCGATGAACAGCCGCAGGACGTACGGGAAGCACGGGACGCACAGGACGCACAGGACGCACGAGGCGTACGGAACGCACGGCAAGCACGGGACGCACGGGACGCACGGGACGCACGCGGGGACGCGTCCGCCGACGCCACCACCGAGGCGAGCAAGACCGCTGCGGGCCTCGGCCATCTCACCGGCTTCGGGAACGAGCACAGCTCGGAGGCGGTCCCCGGCGCCCTCCCCCTGGGCCGCAACTCCCCGCAGCGCGCGCCTCTGGGCCTCTACGCGGAGCAGCTCAGCGGCACCGCGTTCACCGAGCCCCGCGCCCACAACCGGCGCTCCTGGCTCTACCGCGTCCGGCCCTCCGCCGCCCACCCGCCGTTCACCCGGATCAGCAACGGGGCCGTGCGGGGCGCCCCGTTCACGGAGACGGTGCCCGACCCCAACCGGCTGCGGTGGGACCCGCTGCCCGATCCCGCGCCAGGCACGGACTTCCTCGCCGGGCTGTGGACCCTGGGCGGCAACGGGAACGCGACCGAGCGCGCGGGCATGGCGGTGCACCTCTACCACGCCAACGCGGACATGACCGGCCGGGTGTTCGGGAACTCCGACGGTGAGCTGCTGATCGTCCCGGAGCGGGGCGGACTGCTGCTGCGTACGGAGTTCGGCCTGTTGAGCGCCGCCCCCGGCGAGGTGGCGCTGATCCCCCGGGGCGTCCGCTTCCGTGTGGAGCTTCTCGAAGACAGCGCGCGGGGATACGTCTGCGAGAACTACGGCCGCCCCTTCCAACTCCCCGATCTCGGCCCGATCGGCGCCAACGGCCTCGCCAACGCGAGGGACTTCCGCGCCCCGACAGCCGCCTACGAGGACCACGAGGCGCCGACCGAGGTGGTCAACAAGTACGCGGGCAACCTGTGGAGCGCCGTCTACGACCACTCTCCGCTCGACGTCGTGGCCTGGCACGGCAACCACGTCCCCTACGTCTACGACCTGCGCCGATTCAACGTCATCGGCAGCGTCAGCCACGACCACCCGGATCCGTCGATCTTCACGGTGCTCACCTCGCCCTCCGACACCCCGGGGCTGGCCGGCGTCGATTTCGTGGTGTTCGCGCCACGCTGGCTGGTGGGCGAGGACACCTTCAGGCCGCCGTACTTCCACCGCAATGTGATGAGCGAGTACATGGGGCTCATCGAGGGTGCCTACGACGCGAAGACAGGCGGTAGGGGCGGTTTCGTGCCGGGCGGCGGCTCGCTGCACGGCATGATGTCCGCGCACGGCCCCGACCACGCCACGTTCGAACGGGCGAGCGCGGCGGAGCTGCGACCGCAGAAGGTCGACGACGGCCTCGCCTTCATGTTCGAGACCCGGTGGCCGGTGACGATCACCGCGCAGGCGGCGGAGGCCGACCACCTCCAGAGGGGCTACGACGACGTGTGGCAGGGTCTTGAGCGCCACTTCCGCCCCTGA